The following are from one region of the Mesorhizobium sp. B2-8-5 genome:
- a CDS encoding YidB family protein → MGFLDSLQSALQGEQQGGGSSLLADALTSVGGYQGVLAMLQKSGLGDRVESWLSTNAANLPIAPGEIKTALGDQRLQQLASQFGIPLDQVAAALAQHLPAAVDQASPDGVLATHRG, encoded by the coding sequence TGGACAGTCTACAAAGTGCCTTGCAAGGCGAACAGCAGGGCGGAGGCTCGTCACTCCTGGCCGATGCGCTGACCAGCGTCGGCGGTTATCAGGGTGTGCTTGCCATGCTGCAGAAGTCGGGTCTCGGCGACCGTGTCGAATCCTGGCTGAGCACCAATGCCGCAAATCTTCCGATCGCGCCAGGCGAGATCAAGACGGCCCTTGGCGACCAGCGTCTTCAGCAACTGGCGAGCCAGTTCGGGATTCCGCTGGATCAGGTGGCCGCTGCCCTGGCGCAACATCTTCCGGCCGCGGTCGACCAGGCCAGCCCCGACGGGGTGCTCGCGACGCACCGCGGCTGA